The following DNA comes from Hordeum vulgare subsp. vulgare chromosome 3H, MorexV3_pseudomolecules_assembly, whole genome shotgun sequence.
atttcagatatTTCATTTCTCTAAAACCATAATAATACAGCGTTCAAATGTACTTGGCATTCGGCATATTTCTTATGATGCAAACCCAACCATCATTTGCTTATTTCCCCAACCCAACTTATCCCTGTGTTCTTGTGCATATCTTCTTTCGACATCTCGGCCCTGACCTCCTCAGCATCCCACCACATCCCCTCTGATGCATACAAATTTGAAAGCATAATCTTGTAAGAAGCCTTGTCTGGATAGAACTCAAAGAGCTTCTCAGCAACTGCCCTACCAAGGCTGGAATCACGGTGGACACAACACCCCCAAAGTAATGCACCCCACACGCCACAATCTGGTGGCATTGGCATTGTCTGTATAAGATCATAGGCCTCCTTCAGCTGGTTAAATGTTGCAAGAAGCCTCACCATGTAGACATAATGCTGCATTTCAACCACTATGTGGAACTCATCCCTCATTCTCCTAAACAACTTCCATCCCTCGTCTAGGAGTCCTGCATGACAACAAGCAGCAAGTAAAGCTGAGAAGGTAGCACCATCAGGACTGAGCTTATCACGGACCATCTCATCAAGGACTTCAATGGCCTTCGTTGCAAATCCATGAGAACCAAGGTTTGATATGACCAAATTGTACATGACTGAGTTCTTACTAGGAATTTGGCGGAATACCAAATATCCCAGCTCGGCGAAACCACATTTTGCATAAGCATCCATTAGTGAAGATGAGACTTTGATGTCTTTATCAACTCCAACCCTGACTGCATAACCATGGATCTCCTTGCTACAGCTGATACTGGCTGTAGAAGCACTTGCCGAAAGAAGACTAGCAATCAAGATGCTGTCCGGCCTCCTGCCAGAGTAGCACATTTCTCTGAACAAATTGAATGACTCCTCATACTTGCCAGTCTGCAATTGCCCTGTAATCAGTGAACAACATGTAACCAAGTCCGCATCCAGCAAACTACCAAACAAGGTTTGACCCGATTCCACGCAGCCGCACCTGAAGTACATGCTAACAAGTGTGCTTCTCACATGGTGGCCAGAATCATAACCGCCCTTGACACACACGCCATGAACTGCTTGACCAAAAGCAAGCGCTTCTGGATCCCAGAAGGATGAGAGCAAGCTGACCATCGAGTAGCCGTCTGGTTCCGCCCCAGCCCTACGCATTGCAGAAAACAGTTGAAGCCCCTCAAGCCACATTTCCCTGTACCCATACCCCGACATCATTGAGTTCCAGAGAACCAGGTCCGGCTCACGCAAACCATCAAACACATGGCGAGCACTGTCCACAAGCAAGAACTTTGAATACGCGCTGACGAGCGCGCTGCCGACGGTAGGATGGGAGGACCAGCCGGAAGATGACGCGATACCATGGAGGACCTTGGCGGCGCCCGGCCGATAGCAGTCGGCGCATGCGCGGAGGACGCAGGCGAAGGTGTGAGCGTCGGGCGGGGTGGCGGAGCGTCGCATGCTGGCGAAGAACGCTAGGGCAGTGGGGAGGTCTCCGCGTCGGGAGTGGGCGCGTATGACAGCGTTGTAGAGGAGCGGCGAGGCCGGGCGGGGCGCTTCGTCGAGCAGGCGGTGCGCCGGCGCGAACTCGCCGTGCGCGGCGTAGGATCGGAGGAGACGGAGACGGTGGTCGTCGGCGATGCATGGGGCGGCGACGATAAGGCGCGCGTGAAACTGCTTCGTGCAGGAGAGAGGGAGCGCGGCGCCACCGGCGGCGGCGTGGAGGAGCGCGAGCTTCCGGCGCATACCATGGATTCGACTGGCCTCTCCCGGTCGGGGCGGAGGCTGCTTCTCCACAAGCAGTTTCAAGCGTTGGATTTGCGACGTGCTCAAAACAAGGGTGTGTCCTAAAAATCCCTAGTGAAACGTTTGTGCGTTGCTGGGCTACAATGCGTATAATGAATCAAACAAATAATTAAAGTTTGTTCGAAATTCATTTCTTTGTTATAAATCTGGTTGTGTTCAGACATCAAACACGCATTCAGCAGCCTTCTCAATATTCAAACAGTCGTGGCTTCCAAAAATTCAGCCCATATGCTAGAAAGAAATACGCTTGTCTTGACTATCCATCCTGTTATCTCCAGCACGCACGCGGTCCCAACTACACATCCCACGATGCACCCTTTTGTTTTTTTGTCGGATATTCCTCGTCGGTGTCATCTGCTTTTAAACCGGATGACGGTCATCTCACCTtcatcttgacatcatcctctccTTCACATCGTACTTTTTCATGGGGCAGTGGTCTGCGCCGGCGCGTCGGTcgaaactttcggccggccgcgcgcgggccgcacGATCCATCAACCCCCGCGCGTTCGCACCGTTGGATCTCCATTCAACATTTTTCCTCCCGGTGCAGCAAACATTCgacgcgatgcagcaattttttcaacggttgcaacaaaaaacaaatttTATAGCAAAACATATCTACGTGAtcctagcaaaaaaacgaagctgatggtgcgtggtagcaaaagtcaaacgccggttgtaacaaatatctacgtgaacgtgtatgcaacttttttagtgaacgattGCAGCAAAAaaagatgccggttgtagcaaaaattaacacggttgtagcaaaagtaaaaaaacatcgattgtaacgaaaaatctgacgaactggagttgcaaccaaacatatatgcagcttttttactcGAGAAATGTAGAAaaaaaacgcttgcagcaaaaatgacgctggttgcaacaaatttacacGAGAAAAAAAGCTGCATGGAAAACGTTTGTATCAGAAAAACACACGGTTGCAGCAATTTTGACGGGAAAATGTTGCAAGCATGTGCCAGCGAGGCGCGCGcgattcggccggcgcgccggaTGGAAGCGTTTACCTTTCTCATGGGACATCAAGGAGGAGTTCCCCGCTAACCGTCCGACTCTTCGTCCCGGTCaccaaccttaagtgtgtagaccctgcgggttcgagaactatgcaaacatgactgagacactctccagtcaataaccagcagtgggacctggatgcccatattggctcct
Coding sequences within:
- the LOC123444847 gene encoding putative pentatricopeptide repeat-containing protein At1g64310 — protein: MRRKLALLHAAAGGAALPLSCTKQFHARLIVAAPCIADDHRLRLLRSYAAHGEFAPAHRLLDEAPRPASPLLYNAVIRAHSRRGDLPTALAFFASMRRSATPPDAHTFACVLRACADCYRPGAAKVLHGIASSSGWSSHPTVGSALVSAYSKFLLVDSARHVFDGLREPDLVLWNSMMSGYGYREMWLEGLQLFSAMRRAGAEPDGYSMVSLLSSFWDPEALAFGQAVHGVCVKGGYDSGHHVRSTLVSMYFRCGCVESGQTLFGSLLDADLVTCCSLITGQLQTGKYEESFNLFREMCYSGRRPDSILIASLLSASASTASISCSKEIHGYAVRVGVDKDIKVSSSLMDAYAKCGFAELGYLVFRQIPSKNSVMYNLVISNLGSHGFATKAIEVLDEMVRDKLSPDGATFSALLAACCHAGLLDEGWKLFRRMRDEFHIVVEMQHYVYMVRLLATFNQLKEAYDLIQTMPMPPDCGVWGALLWGCCVHRDSSLGRAVAEKLFEFYPDKASYKIMLSNLYASEGMWWDAEEVRAEMSKEDMHKNTGISWVGEISK